TTTGGCCAAAAGGAGACGGAGAAGACCGTAATTACGGCGAGCGCGAACAATTGGGACAGTCAGAATCTCCACAACGCGATAGCGAAACTTGTGGTCGAGCATGCCTATGACGGCTACGAATTTGGAACGTCGGCCGCCTCTTCAACGATGAACTGGCAGTCGCTGCTCGCGGGGGAGGTCGATCTCGATATCGAAAGCTGGACCTTCAACGTACCCTCATATCCCGACGATATCGCGCGCGGCGATATCGTCGACCTTGGAACGCTGGTCCCCGACAGCAAACAGGGACTTTATGTGCCGCGCTATGTGATAGAGGGAGACCCCGCCCGCGGCATCAAAGCGCTGGCTTCGGGGCTAAAGAGCGTCGCGGACCTCGTAAAATACTGGCAGGTATTCCCTGATGATGAAAAAGCGGGGCGCGGACGCATCTACGGTTCCCTGCCCGGCTGGATGGCGGATGAGATCCTCTACAAAAAGTATGAGGCCTACGGCCTGAATAAACATTATGAATATGTGCGGCTTGGAGACGAATCAACGCTCTTCGCCTCGCTGACCTCGGCCTATAACCAGGGGCTCCCCTGGGTCGGATACTGCTACGAGCCGACGGCGGTCACCGGCAGGCTGGACCTCGTGCTGCTGGACGACCGGCCTTACGACGCGGCGCTTTATCTCAAAGGAGAATGCGCCTTTCCCGATCAGGAGCTGAAGATCGTCGCAAGCAAAAAGTTTCTCACCAAGGCTCCGGAACTGGCAGAGTTCTTTAAAAAGTACAAAACGGGCAGCAGCCTGATATCAAAGGCGCTCGCGCATCTCGACGAGACGCAGGACGGCATAGACCAGACCGCGGTGTGGCTCCTCAAGGGCAATGACGAACTGCTGGAGCAGTGGCTGCCGGCGGAAAATGCGAAGAAGCTGCGTGATTACCTGAAGACACTTGATTGATACGGGGACGGAGATTTTTATGGACTTCGTACAGCAGTATATACTGAACTTTCCGCAGAGCTGGCAGTTTAAGGCCGGCAAGGTGATCGATGCCATGGTGATGGAGTTCGCCCGTGACCACCGAAGCGGACTGGAACTCATAAAATCAGGGATCATCTTTATGATCAACTGCGTCAGGTGGTTTCTCTCCTCTGTTCCTTGGGTGGTGATTGTGCTCTTTGTCGCGCTGCTCTCGTGGTACTTGATGAAAAAGTGGTATGTGGGGGCGTTATACGGCGCGATGCTCATCTTTATCGGCAGCTGCGGGCTCTGGAACGAGATGATAGAGACGCTCAGCATTGTGGTCATGGGGGTGGCCGTCTGCGTCGTGCTCGGTTTTCCGCTGGGGGTCTTTCTCGCCGTCAACCCGCGGGCCAACAGGATAGTGCGTCCCATTCTCGACACGATGCAGACGATGCCCTCGTGGGTCTACCTGGTGCCGGCGGTGCTGCTTTTTCAGGTGGGGATGACGCCGGCGCTGATCGCGACGGCGACCTACGCGATCGTTCCGATGGTGCGCATGACGAGCCACGGGCTGATATATGTCGATAAGGAGATGCTTGAGGCCTCCTATGCCTTTGGTTCGACGAAGATTCAGACGCTCATGAAGGTGCAGATACCGCAGGCGAAGCCGACCATCATGGCCGGTGTCAACCAGACGATCATGATGGCGATGTCGATGGTCGTCACCTGCGCCCTCATCGGCGCGAAGGGGCTGGGCATGGAAATACTCATCGCCACGAACCGTGTGGAGGTCGGCCGGGCGCTCTTCCCCGGCATCTGCATCGTCATGCTCGCGATAATTCTTGACCGGCTGACGCAGGTCGCCGTCAAACGTCAGGACGTTTTGGGGGAAGAGGCCGATGGTTAGTCCGGAGATCATCCTCGAGGCCCGCAGCCTTTCTGTCATCTACGGCTCTTCGAAGAGGGAAGCAGTGCGGATGATGGAGGAGGGCTCCGATAAGGCCGGGGTATACTCCAAGACCGGTGCCACCGTCGCGCTGTGGGACGTGAACTTTCAGGTGAAGCGCGGAGAGCTTTTCGTCATCATCGGTCTCTCCGGCTCCGGGAAGTCGACGCTTGTGCGCTGCTTCAATCAGCTTCTCCGTCCGACCTCGGGACATGTCCTCTTTGAGGGAAGAGAGATAGATTCAATGAAGAAAAAAGAGCTGCTGGATTTTCGGCGCGACAAGGTCTCGATGGTCTTTCAGCACTTCGGCCTCTTCACGCACCGTTCCGTGATGGATAATGTCGCCTACGGCCTTGAGGTGCGCGGCATCCCGCCGGAGGAGAGGCGCGCCAAGGCGCTGGAATTTATCCGCATGGTCGGCCTCGACGGCTGGGAGGACAAGGCGATCTCAAGCCTTTCGGGGGGTATGAAGCAGCGCGTCGGCATCGCCCGCGCGCTGGCGAACGACCCGGAGGTCCTGCTGATGGACGAACCCTTCTCGGCGCTCGACCCTATCGTGCGCCGCGAGATACAGTTTGAATTTCTCCAGATACAGCGGAAGCTCAATAAGACCGTCCTCTTCATTACGCACGACATCGACGAGGCCTTCAAGCTCGGAGATACCGTCGCGATCATGAGGGACGGCAGGATAATTCAGGTCGATACCCCAGAGGAGATGTCCGCCAATCCGGCCGACGATTATGTGCGCGCCTTCATCGAAGGAGCCGACCGTTCGCAGGTGCTAACGGCGAAGAACATTATGACGGTGCCCGCCTGCCTGATCCGCGCGAGAAACGACCCCGCCGGCGCCATCCGCGAGATGAGCCACGGCAACCTTTCCAGCGCCTACGTCGTGGACGACAGGATGCGGCTCGTGGGAGTGATCCCGATGGACGCGGCGCTGAAATGTCTGCGGGACAAGACGCCGCTCTCCGAGGCTATCGAGCGGGAACCGGTGACGACGACGGAGGACACCCTGCTGAGCGACATCATCCCTCTCGCCGCGGGCACCCGTTATCCGATCGCGGTCGTTGATTCCGACGGAGTGCTGAAGGGCATCGTGAGCCGCGCAGCGGTGCTCTCTTCTTTGGTATGACGGTTGCCTTTTATGCCGCTTGTGATAGTATTTCCCCTATCGGAACCACACATATCAAAGAAGAAAGCGCAGGTTTTCTGTTGATGACAGAGGAAGATGTCCCGGTAAGCAGTCCCCGTTACAGACAGGTCGCGGTGGATATCGCGGCAAAGATCGTAAACCGCCAATACAGGGTCGGGGAGCGGATATATGCCCGTTCGCTCATTGCGAGCACCTATTCCGTCTCGCCGGAGACGGCGAGGCGGGCTATCGCCGTACTGGCCGATCTCGGCATTGTCGAGGCGACCAAGGGCAGCGGCGTACATATCATCTCCTATGACAACGCCATGAAGTTTCTCCGGCAGTCCAAAGACTATAAGACCCTGTCGGGGTACAGGCACAGCATTAAAAAAATGGCCGAAGAGGTATTCAGCCAGTGCGGGAAACTGAAGGACGAGATAGAGAGTCTGGTGAGCCACGCGGAGCAGTTCCGTTCCAGCAACCCCTTCACCCCCTATGAGGCCACGGTGCAGGAGGGGGCGCCATGTACGGGGCGGAGCCTCTCCGACCTGAAATTCTGGCAGAACACCGGCGCGACGATAGTCGCTATCGGGCGGGGCGGCGCCTGTATGCTCTCCCCGGGGCCGCACATGAGCCTTCGCGAGGGGGACGTCCTCTATTATGTGGGGGATGAGCGTTGTATCGACCGGGTGCTGCACCTGACAAAAGGCGAACT
The window above is part of the Cloacibacillus evryensis DSM 19522 genome. Proteins encoded here:
- a CDS encoding ABC transporter permease → MDFVQQYILNFPQSWQFKAGKVIDAMVMEFARDHRSGLELIKSGIIFMINCVRWFLSSVPWVVIVLFVALLSWYLMKKWYVGALYGAMLIFIGSCGLWNEMIETLSIVVMGVAVCVVLGFPLGVFLAVNPRANRIVRPILDTMQTMPSWVYLVPAVLLFQVGMTPALIATATYAIVPMVRMTSHGLIYVDKEMLEASYAFGSTKIQTLMKVQIPQAKPTIMAGVNQTIMMAMSMVVTCALIGAKGLGMEILIATNRVEVGRALFPGICIVMLAIILDRLTQVAVKRQDVLGEEADG
- a CDS encoding glycine betaine ABC transporter substrate-binding protein, whose product is MTKKGRNILLAAAAVLAVAGLFTAFGQKETEKTVITASANNWDSQNLHNAIAKLVVEHAYDGYEFGTSAASSTMNWQSLLAGEVDLDIESWTFNVPSYPDDIARGDIVDLGTLVPDSKQGLYVPRYVIEGDPARGIKALASGLKSVADLVKYWQVFPDDEKAGRGRIYGSLPGWMADEILYKKYEAYGLNKHYEYVRLGDESTLFASLTSAYNQGLPWVGYCYEPTAVTGRLDLVLLDDRPYDAALYLKGECAFPDQELKIVASKKFLTKAPELAEFFKKYKTGSSLISKALAHLDETQDGIDQTAVWLLKGNDELLEQWLPAENAKKLRDYLKTLD
- a CDS encoding quaternary amine ABC transporter ATP-binding protein; translated protein: MVSPEIILEARSLSVIYGSSKREAVRMMEEGSDKAGVYSKTGATVALWDVNFQVKRGELFVIIGLSGSGKSTLVRCFNQLLRPTSGHVLFEGREIDSMKKKELLDFRRDKVSMVFQHFGLFTHRSVMDNVAYGLEVRGIPPEERRAKALEFIRMVGLDGWEDKAISSLSGGMKQRVGIARALANDPEVLLMDEPFSALDPIVRREIQFEFLQIQRKLNKTVLFITHDIDEAFKLGDTVAIMRDGRIIQVDTPEEMSANPADDYVRAFIEGADRSQVLTAKNIMTVPACLIRARNDPAGAIREMSHGNLSSAYVVDDRMRLVGVIPMDAALKCLRDKTPLSEAIEREPVTTTEDTLLSDIIPLAAGTRYPIAVVDSDGVLKGIVSRAAVLSSLV
- a CDS encoding TrkA C-terminal domain-containing protein, coding for MTEEDVPVSSPRYRQVAVDIAAKIVNRQYRVGERIYARSLIASTYSVSPETARRAIAVLADLGIVEATKGSGVHIISYDNAMKFLRQSKDYKTLSGYRHSIKKMAEEVFSQCGKLKDEIESLVSHAEQFRSSNPFTPYEATVQEGAPCTGRSLSDLKFWQNTGATIVAIGRGGACMLSPGPHMSLREGDVLYYVGDERCIDRVLHLTKGELSLSNANM